In Carya illinoinensis cultivar Pawnee chromosome 6, C.illinoinensisPawnee_v1, whole genome shotgun sequence, a single genomic region encodes these proteins:
- the LOC122313506 gene encoding cytochrome P450 89A2-like → MICSVLTFIFHSFLHIFDLKMETWFIIILVSFFSALLCHLIFKKISENGQQQLPPGPFAIPVFGNLLWLRKSFSELEPILRNLHARYGPIVTLRIGFRPNIFVANRSIAHQALVQKGAVFADRPPAFPTTKIFSSNQRSINSAFYGQTWRLLRRNLTSEILHPSRVKSYSRARSWVLDILLDRLMPYSINEYSGKVDLVCVAEHFQYAMFCLLVLMCFGDKLSETQIKEIEVVQRRLLLGIDSYKLLNIFPRIGMILFRKRWDDLFNLRRDQEAILMPLIEVRKRVKQERLSRAKVQADILLEDKDDDEFVVSYVDTLLDLELPEEKRKLDMGEMVTLCSEFLNAGTDTTSTALHWIMANMVKYPHVQERLYTEIKGVVGVHDGEIKKVKEEDLHKMSYLKAVVLEGLRRHPPAHAVLPHAVTEDVVLEGYLVPKDANLNFMVAEMGWDPKVWEDPMAFKPERFLSGNDGGVGEVLFDITGSREIKMMPFGAGRRICPASGLAMLHLEYFVSNLVWKFEWKTVDGDKDVDLSEKEEFTIVMKHPLKAHLSRRF, encoded by the coding sequence ATGATATGCTCAGTGCTCACCTTTATATTCCATTCCTTCCTCCACATATTTGACCTAAAAATGGAGACCTGGTTCATCATCATCCTCGTCTCCTTCTTTTCAGCTCTCCTCTGCCATCTAATCTTCAAGAAAATCTCTGAAAACGGCCAGCAGCAGCTTCCTCCAGGACCCTTCGCCATCCCTGTCTTTGGCAACTTGTTATGGCTCCGTAAGTCCTTCTCTGAGCTCGAGCCCATCCTTCGCAACCTCCACGCCCGGTATGGCCCCATAGTCACACTCCGTATCGGCTTCCGACCCAACATCTTTGTCGCCAACCGTTCGATCGCCCACCAAGCCCTCGTTCAGAAAGGCGCAGTCTTCGCTGACCGCCCCCCCGCTTTCCCCACTACCAAGATCTTCTCCAGCAACCAGCGCAGCATCAACTCCGCCTTCTATGGCCAGACATGGCGCCTCCTCCGCCGCAATCTTACCTCCGAGATCCTCCACCCTTCGCGTGTCAAGTCATACTCTCGTGCACGCTCGTGGGTCTTGGACATCCTCCTCGACCGCCTTATGCCTTACTCTATCAATGAATATTCCGGTAAGGTGGACCTTGTCTGCGTGGCCGAACATTTTCAATACGCCATGTTTTGCCTGTTGGTTCTGATGTGTTTCGGGGACAAGCTCAGCGAGACCCAGATTAAAGAAATCGAAGTTGTCCAGCGTCGCCTGCTTTTGGGCATCGACAGCTATAAACTACTCAATATCTTTCCAAGGATTGGAATGATATTGTTCCGTAAGCGTTGGGACGACTTGTTCAACCTTCGTAGAGATCAGGAGGCCATTCTAATGCCTTTGATAGAAGTGAGGAAGAGAGTGAAGCAAGAAAGACTAAGCAGGGCAAAAGTTCAGGCCGACATCCTCTTGGAAGACAAAGATGATGACGAATTCGTGGTATCGTACGTGGATACGTTGCTGGATTTGGAGTTGccggaggaaaaaagaaagcttGACATGGGCGAAATGGTGACCTTGTGCTCGGAGTTTCTCAACGCGGGCACAGATACTACGTCCACGGCGTTGCACTGGATTATGGCAAATATGGTGAAATATCCGCATGTCCAAGAGAGGCTTTACACAGAGATTAAAGGTGTTGTTGGTGTTCATGATGGTGAGATCAAGAAGGTGAAGGAGGAGGATTTGCATAAGATGTCGTATTTGAAGGCCGTGGTTTTGGAAGGTTTAAGGCGGCACCCACCTGCGCATGCTGTGTTGCCGCATGCGGTGACAGAGGATGTAGTTTTAGAGGGCTACTTGGTGCCCAAGGATGCCAATTTGAATTTCATGGTTGCTGAGATGGGTTGGGATCCCAAGGTTTGGGAGGATCCCATGGCCTTCAAGCCGGAGAGATTCTTGAGCGGCAATGATGGCGGAGTGGGGGAAGTACTGTTTGATATAACGGGAAGTAGAGAGATTAAGATGATGCCGTTTGGGGCAGGAAGGAGGATTTGTCCTGCGTCCGGTTTGGCAATGCTTCATTTGGAGTATTTTGTGTCCAATCTGGTATGGAAATTTGAGTGGAAAACTGTGGACGGAGACAAGGACGTTGATTTATCAGAGAAAGAAGAGTTCACTATAGTGATGAAGCATCCATTGAAAGCCCATCTATCTCGGAGGTTTTGA
- the LOC122313507 gene encoding probable folate-biopterin transporter 7, translating to MVSASEVGDPNPIRRLLGLGFLVQGFRCFPLMALNFFLKDGLNVDSSALQLLLNSANFPMVAKPLYGIVSDAVYINGQHRIPYIAVGALLQAVSWLAIAIISPSSISIFTITVYLLLSNLGASIAEVANDAIVAEAGKQPTSSSKSSQPSASGELQSYVWMASSAGGVFGNLLGGLVIDRFSPQTMFLYFCLLLALQFFVTVTVIESSLNLPNSKVNAGIGKQLSQLSATLRKPEIAYSITWFAASYAIIPALTGTMFFYQTQYLKIDSSVLGLSKVFGQAAMLLWSIVYNRYLKTFPPRKLISAIQALMAIFMILDVLFVKGLYKMMGVPDAVYVVIFSGLLEVLFFFKILPFSVLMAQFCPPGCEGSLMAFVMSAIALAFIMSGFLGVALASYVGVTGDQFSGFPLALIIQAVCTVLPIYWSSYVPDDLKSKSSTKKE from the exons ATGGTGTCGGCTTCAGAGGTTGGGGATCCGAACCCGATAAGAAGGCTTCTGGGTCTCGGGTTCTTGGTTCAGGGCTTCAGGTGCTTCCCATTGATGGCTTTGAACTTCTTTCTCAAGGACGGCCTCAATGTGGACTCCTCCGCGCTCCAGCTCCTCCTCAACTCCGCCAACTTCCCCATGGTCGCCAAGCCTCTCTACGGCATCGTTTCTGACGCTGTCTACATCAATGGCCAGCATCGCATTCCCTACATCGCCGTCGGAG CTTTATTACAAGCAGTGTCATGGCTAGCTATAGCAATAATCTCCCCGTCAAGCATCTCAATCTTCACCATTACTGTATATCTCCTCCTCAGTAACCTTGGCGCTTCAATAGCAGAGGTTGCGAATGATGCCATTGTTGCAGAGGCAGGAAAACAACCAACTTCCTCTTCTAAAAGTTCTCAACCATCTGCCTCAGGAGAGCTCCAATCATATGTTTGGATGGCTTCCTCTGCTGGTGGAGTCTTTGGAAACCTCCTGGGTGGTCTTGTGATCGATCGATTCTCCCCACAAACTATGTTCCTGTATTTTTGCCTGCTCCTTGCTCTCCAGTTTTTCGTCACCGTTACTGTTATCGAAAGCTCTCTTAACCTTCCCAATAGCAAAGTCAATGCTGGGATTGGAAAACAACTTTCGCAGCTCTCAGCTACATTAAGAAAACCTGAGATTGCTTACTCAATAACATGGTTTGCAGCATCTTACGccataattccagcattaacaGGCACCATGTTCTTTTACCAGACACAATATTTGAAGATTGACTCATCAGTATTGGGTCTCTCTAAGGTGTTTGGTCAGGCAGCGATGCTTCTATGGAGCATTGTCTATAATCGTTACTTGAAGACATTCCCACCAAGGAAACTGATTTCAGCTATCCAGGCATTGATGGCCatatttatgatattggatGTGTTGTTTGTGAAGGGGCTCTACAAAATGATGGGTGTGCCGGATGCTGTCTATGTTGTGATTTTCTCAGGCTTATTGGAggttctcttctttttcaagaTTCTGCCATTCAGTGTTCTCATGGCGCAGTTCTGTCCTCCAGGATGTGAAGGATCCCTAATGGCATTTGTCATGTCTGCTATAGCTCTCGCATTCATTATGAGTGGATTCCTTGGCGTTGCACTTGCATCATATGTTGGGGTTACAGGAGATCAGTTTTCAGGGTTTCCTCTTGCCCTCATAATACAGGCAGTGTGCACGGTTTTGCCAATTTATTGGTCCTCCTATGTACCTGATGATTTGAAATCCAAATCCAGTACTAAAAAGGAGTAA
- the LOC122313819 gene encoding uncharacterized protein LOC122313819: MASKSQPFSWSRLLLNYQLLKRSPNSPLHFSRKISSYPQFPTSQTQTFSFLTKTHYSTATSRVVQDLLAEVEKERQRERDQRKRAGLDTKDIDAEDEEDYMGVMPLIEKLEKEKLKDTGDLNQYEEPTDSDSDDDDERFSAEAVKKRWDQFERKFKRHEELLKYFTEAETLDDAFKWMSKIDKFEQKHFQLRPEYRVIGELMNRLKVAEGKDKFILQQKLNRAMRLIEWKEAYDPNNPANFGVIQHEQVGPSADILDHAGFEKEKQMILGDDDDEEEFDDMKERDDILLEKLNAIDKKLEEKLAELDHTFGKKGKVLEEEIRDLAEERNELTEKKRRPLYRKGFDVKLIDVNRTCKVTKGGQVVKYTAILACGNYHGVVGFAKAKGPAIPVALQKAYEKCFQNLHYVERHEEHTIAHAIQTSYKKTKVYLWPAPTRTGMKAGKTVQTILHLAGFKNIKSKVIGSRNPHNTVKALFKALNAVETPKDVQEKFGRTVVEKYLL, encoded by the exons ATGGCCTCCAAATCACAACCTTTCTCATGGTCGCGCCTCCTCCTCAACTACCAATTACTGAAAAGATCCCCCAATTCCCCACTCCACTTTTCCCGCAAAATCTCCAGTTACCCACAGTTTCCCACCTCCCAGACGCAGACTTTCTCGTTTTTAACTAAGACCCATTATTCCACTGCCACATCTAGGGTGGTTCAGGACCTTCTGGCCGAGGTTGAGAAAGAGAGGCAGAGAGAAAGGGATCAGAGGAAAAGGGCTGGCTTGGACACCAAAGACATTGACGCTGAGGATGAGGAGGACTACATGGGGGTTATGCCATTGATAGAGAAGCTTGAAAAGGAGAAGCTCAAGGACACCGGGGACTTGAACCAGTACGAAGAGCCTACTGACTCCGATAGCGATGACGACGATGAGCGTTTTAGCGCTGAGGCCGTGAAGAAGAGGTGGGATCAATTCGAGAGGAAGTTCAAGCGGCACGAGGAGCTGCTTAAGTACTTCACTGAGGCCG AAACACTTGATGATGCCTTCAAATGGATGAGTAAAATAGACAAGTTTGAGCAAAAACATTTCCAACTCCGCCCTGAATATCGGGTGATTGGTGAGTTGATGAACCGTTTGAAAGTAGCTGAGGGAAAGGATAAATTCATTCTTCAGCAAAAGCTAAATAGAGCTATGAGGCTGATAGAATGGAAGGAAGCTTATGATCCTAACAATCCTGCCAATTTTGGGGTTATTCAGCATGAACAAGTTGGGCCCTCTGCTGATATTTTGGACCATGCTGGATttgagaaggagaagcaaatgaTACtgggtgatgatgatgatgaggaagaGTTTGATGACATGAAAGAGAGGGATGATATACTTTTGGAGAAGCTTAATGCCATTGACAAAAAGCTTGAAGAGAAGCTAGCAGAGTTGGATCATACGTTTGGAAAGAAGGGTAAGGTTCTAGAGGAAGAGATTAGAGATCTTGCCGAGGAGAGAAATGAGTTGacagagaagaaaagaagaccTCTTTACAGGAAA GGCTTTGATGTGAAATTGATTGATGTGAATCGAACCTGTAAAGTTACTAAG GGTGGACAAGTGGTCAAATACACTGCTATTTTAGCTTGTGGAAACTATCATGGTGTTGTTGGCTTTGCTAAAGCCAAAGGCCCTGCAATTCCTGTTGCTCTTCAAAAG GCATACGAGAAATGCTTTCAGAATCTCCACTATGTGGAACGGCATGAGGAGCATACAATTGCACATGCAATACAAACATCCTATAAAAAGACAAAG GTGTATCTCTGGCCTGCACCCACCAGGACAGGTATGAAAGCAGGGAAAACTGTCCAAACAATATTGCATTTAGCTGGTTTTAAAAATATCAAGTCTAAG GTCATTGGCTCAAGAAATCCTCACAACACTGTGAAGGCTCTCTTCAAAGCTCTCAACGCG GTTGAAACTCCGAAGGATGTCCAAGAAAAGTTTGGGCGGACTGTTGTTGAGAAGTACTTGCTTTGA
- the LOC122314058 gene encoding maltose excess protein 1-like, chloroplastic, whose translation MAESLVVSYRSRAPVGLPLRSLHQNYCHSLPLPKPLLSLTLQSPLSLKYNSVATSLHRRVISCPAPASLDSDVPHTLHEGSVKHGSNKSFEQWDSLTAKFSGAASIPFLLLQLPQIILNASNLLAGNKTALLAVPWLGMFTGLLGNLSLLSYFTKKRENEVIIVQTLGVLSQFVVFAQLALAEAMPLPYFVVTSVVVAAGLVLNFMNYFDCLNAAIWHLWEDFITIGGLSVLPQIMWSTFVPYIPNSIFPGAVAFVIAMAAVIMARTGKLSEKGVKFVGAISGWTATLLFMWMPVAQMWTNFLNPDNIKGLSTFSMLLAMMGNGLMIPRALFMRDFMWFLGSTWASLFYGYGNILCLYCFNAISRECFFAATTGLFLWIGMTLWKDTVVYGYGSPFTSLKELVFGS comes from the exons ATGGCCGAGTCTCTTGTGGTTTCCTATCGTAGTAGGGCACCGGTTGGTCTTCCACTTCGTTCTTTGCACCAAAACTACTGCCATTCACTTCCATTGCCGAAGCCACTCCTCTCTTTGACCCTCCAAAGCCCTCTCTCTTTGAAATACAACTCTGTTGCCACTTCGCTTCATCGCCGAGTCATCAGTTGTCCGGCTCCTGCCTCTCTTGACTCGGACGTCCCACATACTCTTCATGAG GGATCAGTGAAACATGGGAGCAATAAGAGCTTTGAGCAATGGGATTCATTAACAGCGAAGTTCTCGGGAGCAGCAAGTATCCCATTTCTGTTACTGCAACTGCCTCAGATCATCCTTAATGCAAGTAATCTTTTGGCAGGAAACAAAACAGCCCTTTTGGCGGTCCCATGGCTG GGGATGTTTACTGGTTTGCTTGGAAACCTTTCACTGCTCTCATACTTCACAAAAAAGCGGGAGAATGAAGTGATTATTGTGCAAACATTGGGCGTGTTATCACAATTTGTGGTATTTGCACAGCTTGCACTGGCAGAAGCTATGCCTCTGCCATATTTTGTGGTGACTTCAGTTGTTGTTGCTGCTGGGCTTGTATTGAATTTCATGAATTATTTTGACTGCCTCAATGCTGCAATCTGGCACCTTTGGGAAGATTTTATTACCATTGGCGGGCTATCTGTACTTCCCCAA ATTATGTGGTCCACTTTTGTCCCTTATATACCAAATAGTATCTTTCCAGGGGCAGTAGCTTTTGTTATAGCTATGGCGGCCGTTATTATG GCACGAACAGGCAAACTTTCTGAGAAAGGTGTGAAGTTTGTTGGAGCAATATCTGGGTGGACGGCTACCCTTCTCTTCATGTGGATGCCAGTTGCACAGATG TGGACAAATTTCCTAAATCCTGACAACATCAAAGGCTTATCAACTTTCTCAATGTTGCTTGCTATGATGGGAAATGGACTTATGATCCCACGGGCTCTCTTTATGCGTGATTTTATGTG GTTCCTTGGTTCAACTTGGGCTTCTTTGTTTTATGGATATGGGAACATTTTATGCTTGTACTG TTTCAATGCTATTAGTAGGGAATGCTTCTTTGCAGCAACAACTGGATTGTTTTTGTGGATAG GAATGACTCTGTGGAAAGATACAGTAGTATATGGTTATGGCTCACCTTTCACATCTCTAAAAGAGTTGGTTTTCGGTTCTTAA